The nucleotide sequence TCTTTGCCCGGCGTGAGGATCCGAACAGCGCCGGCCGGCAGATGCCCGGACACTTCGGCAGCCGCCGGCTCCACATCGTGACCGGCGGCAGTCCGGTGGCCACCCAGTTGCTGCACGCCGCCGGCGTGGCGCTCGCCTCCAAGCAACGGAAGGAGGATGCGGTCACGGCCGTCTACTTTGGCGAGGGGAGCGCCAGCCAGGGCGACACCCACGAGGCGATGAACTTCGCCGGTATCCATAAGCTGGCCGTGGTCTTTGTCTGCGAGAACAACGGCTACGCCATCTCGGTGCCGCAGTCCCACCAGATGGCCATCGAGAACGTTGCGGACCGCGCGGCGGGATATGGCTTCCCCGGGGTTGTGGTCGACGGCAACGACGTCCTCGCCTGCTACGAAGCCGCGCGGCAGGCGGTCGAGCGCGCCCGCCGCGGCGAGGGGCCGACCCTGATCGAGGTCAAGACCTACCGCTTCACCGCTCACTCCAGCGACGATGACGACAAGCGGTACCGGCCGGCGGAAGAGGTTGCGATCTGGCGGCAGAAGGATCCGATCCATCGCTACGCCACCTACCTTCGCGACGCCGGCATCCTCCGCGATGCCGTCGAGGAGGAGATCACCGAGCGGGTCAGCCAGCAGGTCGACGAGGCCACCGAATACGCCGAGCAGGCGCCCGACCCAACGGCCGACGACCTCACCACCTTTGTCTACAAGCAGGAGCTGACGCCCTGATGGCCGTCAAGACCGTGATCGAGGCGATCCGCGAGGGCATGGACGAGGAGATGGCGCGTGACCCGAGCGTCTTCCTGATCGGTGAAGACGTCGGCAATCGCGGCGGCGTCTTTCTGGCCACCGACGGCCTGTTTAAGAAATACGGCGAGCTGCGGGTGATCGACTCGCCGCTCGCCGAGTCCTGCATCGTCGGCGTCGCGATTGGCGCGGCAGTCAACGGCATGCGGCCCATCGCCGAGATCCAGTTCGCCGACTTCATCGCGCCGGCGATG is from Candidatus Dormiibacterota bacterium and encodes:
- a CDS encoding thiamine pyrophosphate-dependent dehydrogenase E1 component subunit alpha, with the translated sequence FARREDPNSAGRQMPGHFGSRRLHIVTGGSPVATQLLHAAGVALASKQRKEDAVTAVYFGEGSASQGDTHEAMNFAGIHKLAVVFVCENNGYAISVPQSHQMAIENVADRAAGYGFPGVVVDGNDVLACYEAARQAVERARRGEGPTLIEVKTYRFTAHSSDDDDKRYRPAEEVAIWRQKDPIHRYATYLRDAGILRDAVEEEITERVSQQVDEATEYAEQAPDPTADDLTTFVYKQELTP